From the genome of Glycine max cultivar Williams 82 chromosome 2, Glycine_max_v4.0, whole genome shotgun sequence, one region includes:
- the LOC100802715 gene encoding protein LIGHT-DEPENDENT SHORT HYPOCOTYLS 6 produces the protein MDAASEAAAAVAAPQAEGSPAAAAAPSRYESQKRRDWNTFLQYLRNHKPPLTLARCSGAHVIEFLKYLDQFGKTKVHIAGCPYFGHPNPPAPCACPLKQAWGSLDALIGRLRAAFEENGGRPESNPFATRAVRIYLKEVREGQAKARGIPYEKKKRKRTAVTTSVTSAATVMSTLTGSSPNNTITNGAGSTTGNTTNGAGVSVPSVAATATPNVTATAV, from the coding sequence ATGGACGCTGCATCGGAGGCTGCGGCGGCGGTGGCGGCTCCACAGGCAGAGGGATCACCGGCTGCGGCGGCAGCGCCGAGCCGCTACGAGTCGCAGAAACGGCGCGACTGGAACACGTTCTTGCAGTACCTGCGGAACCACAAGCCGCCATTGACGCTGGCGAGGTGCAGTGGCGCCCACGTGATCGAGTTCTTGAAGTACCTCGACCAGTTCGGGAAAACCAAGGTGCACATCGCGGGGTGTCCGTACTTCGGACACCCAAATCCACCTGCCCCATGCGCCTGCCCTCTTAAGCAGGCCTGGGGCAGCCTGGACGCTCTAATCGGACGACTCAGGGCGGCCTTCGAAGAAAACGGAGGTCGTCCTGAGTCCAATCCGTTTGCGACTCGGGCTGTCCGAATTTACCTCAAAGAGGTAAGAGAAGGTCAGGCTAAGGCCAGAGGAATCCCCTATGAGAAGAAGAAGCGCAAGAGAACTGCTGTAACTACCTCTGTCACCTCTGCCGCCACCGTTATGTCTACCTTAACTGGTAGTAGTCCTAATAATACTATTACAAACGGTGCTGGCAGTACCACCGGTAACACTACCAACGGAGCTGGTGTTAGTGTACCTTCTGTTGCTGCTACTGCTACACCTAATGTTACTGCTACTGCCGtatag